One Deltaproteobacteria bacterium DNA segment encodes these proteins:
- a CDS encoding PAS domain S-box protein, with amino-acid sequence MKHLLPSRTITGNLSGILFIAIILVVTVIGLFLNHIFVYKIENELNSLAESLTLSLADSLAKPLIEKDRSAVASLAGQLRNFKVLNGIKVSDAGGRVVFSMLAQSSPQMVSFRRPVIDRGRTVGWVETTFTKDVRTRVRQGIALAMVAAIIILSAVILLATMLVLKFRLLRQLSLIRQSILKIASGDYEIRLGPMPLADVNSIAVGVNEMARQIAERTENLKAQIKARKEAVNLLAESEQRYQAMLEASPDPLVIVDGESAILYFNPAFTEVFGWNLEDCRSKPTECLFPENGADSIQRLFRRLSEGEIISGMEAAAPEKGGVSVPVSVSAAAYRDSEGKIIGFVISLKDQRLKKSMEQQLTQAQKMHAIGILAAGIAHDMNNLFMGIQGYTSLMQLSADKNSQSWERLKKIEQCVATGATLTRQLLGIARGGKYEVKTIDVNVLVSDQNSFFGRSRKDVSITSEFQEDLWRVEADKNQMELVLLNLYTNAWQSMGEGGTIRVSTRNEVFGEGASMPPEAKPGNYVIIRVSDTGGGMDEETRKRIFEPFFTSRDMGRGVGLGLWSAYGIVKAHDGFITVESEVGRGSTFTVYLPATQKDAAGLSLHDDGVMVGTETILLVDDEEVVLSVGKELLETLGYKVFAVSSGKKALALARELGGKIDLMVLDMIMPEMSGGETFTEVKALIPGIRVLLASGYSRDGQAQAILDQGCDGFIQKPFTIFDFSRKVREILDK; translated from the coding sequence ATGAAACATCTTCTCCCATCACGCACCATCACCGGCAACCTTTCCGGCATCCTTTTTATCGCAATAATTCTCGTCGTTACCGTCATCGGCCTTTTCCTTAATCATATTTTTGTCTACAAAATTGAAAACGAGCTGAACTCGCTGGCTGAAAGCCTCACTTTAAGCCTTGCGGACAGCCTTGCAAAGCCGCTTATCGAGAAGGACCGCTCCGCAGTCGCCTCTCTGGCCGGGCAGTTGCGCAATTTCAAGGTGTTGAACGGGATAAAGGTCTCGGACGCAGGCGGGCGCGTGGTTTTTTCAATGCTGGCCCAATCTTCCCCGCAAATGGTGTCTTTCAGGCGACCGGTGATTGACAGGGGCAGGACCGTAGGATGGGTAGAAACCACCTTCACCAAGGATGTGCGAACCAGGGTGCGCCAGGGCATCGCGCTGGCCATGGTTGCCGCCATCATAATTTTATCTGCGGTGATTCTGCTCGCCACCATGCTGGTGCTTAAATTCAGGCTTCTGCGCCAGCTTTCGCTCATCAGGCAAAGCATTCTTAAAATCGCTTCCGGCGACTATGAAATCCGCCTTGGCCCCATGCCCCTGGCCGACGTGAATTCAATCGCCGTGGGCGTCAATGAAATGGCCAGGCAGATCGCCGAGCGAACGGAAAATCTGAAGGCCCAGATCAAGGCCCGGAAAGAGGCCGTCAACCTTCTGGCCGAGAGCGAGCAACGCTACCAGGCCATGCTGGAGGCATCTCCCGACCCGCTTGTGATAGTGGACGGAGAAAGCGCGATTTTGTACTTCAACCCCGCATTCACCGAGGTTTTCGGCTGGAATCTCGAAGATTGCAGGTCCAAGCCCACGGAATGCCTGTTCCCTGAAAACGGCGCAGACTCCATACAGAGGCTTTTCAGAAGGCTTTCGGAGGGAGAGATCATTTCCGGCATGGAGGCCGCCGCGCCGGAAAAGGGTGGCGTTTCCGTCCCCGTGTCGGTGAGCGCCGCAGCCTACCGTGACTCCGAGGGGAAAATCATAGGCTTCGTCATTTCCTTAAAGGACCAGCGCCTTAAAAAAAGCATGGAGCAGCAGCTTACCCAGGCCCAGAAAATGCATGCCATAGGAATCCTCGCGGCTGGAATCGCCCATGACATGAACAACCTCTTCATGGGCATCCAGGGCTACACGTCTTTGATGCAGCTTTCAGCCGACAAAAACAGCCAGTCCTGGGAGAGGCTCAAAAAAATCGAGCAGTGCGTGGCAACGGGCGCAACCCTCACCCGCCAGCTTCTGGGGATCGCGCGCGGCGGCAAGTATGAGGTTAAAACCATAGACGTCAACGTTCTTGTAAGCGATCAGAATTCCTTTTTCGGGCGCTCCCGCAAGGACGTCTCAATCACATCCGAATTTCAGGAGGACCTCTGGCGCGTGGAGGCGGACAAAAACCAGATGGAGCTGGTGCTTCTGAACCTTTACACCAACGCCTGGCAGTCCATGGGGGAAGGCGGCACCATAAGGGTAAGCACCCGAAACGAGGTTTTTGGCGAGGGGGCCTCCATGCCGCCCGAAGCCAAGCCCGGCAATTACGTTATCATAAGGGTGTCCGATACGGGCGGCGGCATGGATGAGGAAACCAGAAAGAGGATCTTCGAGCCTTTCTTCACGTCCAGGGACATGGGACGGGGCGTGGGCCTTGGCCTCTGGTCCGCCTACGGCATCGTGAAGGCCCATGACGGTTTCATCACCGTCGAAAGCGAAGTTGGGCGGGGCTCGACCTTCACGGTATACCTCCCGGCCACCCAGAAGGACGCAGCCGGACTTTCGCTTCACGACGACGGCGTCATGGTCGGAACCGAGACCATACTCCTTGTTGATGACGAGGAAGTGGTGCTTTCCGTTGGAAAGGAACTCCTGGAAACCCTGGGGTACAAGGTTTTCGCGGTTTCCAGCGGAAAAAAGGCCCTGGCCCTGGCCAGGGAACTGGGCGGCAAGATCGACCTTATGGTCCTCGACATGATCATGCCCGAAATGAGCGGCGGGGAGACCTTCACCGAGGTCAAGGCCCTGATTCCTGGAATCAGGGTGCTCCTTGCCTCCGGCTACAGCCGCGACGGCCAGGCCCAGGCGATACTTGACCAGGGATGTGACGGCTTCATCCAGAAGCCCTTCACCATCTTCGATTTTTCCCGAAAGGTGAGGGAGATACTGGACAAGTGA
- a CDS encoding PAS domain S-box protein has translation MNPISIPAVILGSITLSVGVYLLFIYDRWRQRRELLSFALTCLVAALYDFFCAGLYNARSPVDGIVWQRLQLFSLGFFGIAFITFMADYVRIRSRKALSVLYICLAASSFLILLTDNSFTLSLSRLSIKHRALPFGLGVTYYEAALGPMVIALSAFVLAVIAYTFVRAIMMYRSGKRTKAKPLLWTVGVLLAVLVNDCLVSMNLWQGIYLFEYGFMGMVSLMAFSLAAELGNTGRMRASLKESEARYQLLAQNSRDVIWTSDLSMRFTYCSPSVEHLLGYPLDEFWRKNLRDVLTPGSYKNVMALYHEEALKEMGGTSLENRTRNVEIEYVKKDGATVWTEVNVALMRDSDGRPTGFVGLTRDISARKKVEECLRKSEAHLRSVFDAAQNVGFVTMDLSPDPLVTDFSPGAQRLFGYRREEVIGRRAAMLHMPEDWEAVKGEMELLNSDDGICREVTLLARSRGRVPALVTIHPLKDAEGKLEGRLEVSIDMAQLKAAESALLDSEEKYRSILEGMEEGYYEVDVAGNFTFFNSAMMEILGYSREELKGMNNRTYTSLETSRRLFEVFNKVYRTGEPAQINDYDLIRKDGTLRRVELSASLMKNGLGKAVGIRGIIRDVSEKMAAEEERNKLAMRHEQAQKMEALGTLAGGIAHDFNNLLMGIQGNTSLMLLKAQPNLPHYERLKNIEEYIRAGDALTKQLLGFARGGQFEVKPTNINELLEKCAAMFGRTRKEIRVHRKFAADASTVDVDHGQMEQVFLNLFVNADQAMPGGGDIFLATENISLSRERVSHHGLAPGRYVKISVTDTGCGMEEATMRRVFDPFFTTKDRARGTGLGLATVYGIIKGHLGMVNVYSKEGQGSTFSIYLPASDREAAWEETVSPELVTGDETILLVDDEESILETNADLLRALGYTVLPAQSGREAVEIYRDNKDGIKLVILDMVMPEMSGADVYAGLREINHDVLVLLCSGYAINSLAGRIMDAGCNGFLQKPFTIEQISQSIRAILDSECRENPPEPGRNEPAPP, from the coding sequence TTGAATCCGATATCCATACCAGCAGTGATCCTGGGCAGCATCACCTTGTCGGTCGGCGTTTATCTGCTTTTCATTTATGACCGCTGGCGGCAGAGAAGGGAGCTTCTCTCCTTCGCCCTTACCTGCCTGGTGGCTGCCCTTTACGATTTTTTCTGCGCAGGGCTCTACAACGCCCGAAGCCCGGTTGACGGAATAGTCTGGCAGAGACTCCAGCTGTTTTCGCTTGGTTTTTTCGGCATCGCCTTTATCACCTTCATGGCGGATTATGTCAGGATCAGGAGCAGAAAGGCTCTTTCGGTCCTTTACATCTGCCTTGCGGCAAGCTCCTTTCTGATACTCCTCACCGACAACTCATTCACCTTGAGCTTAAGCCGCCTTTCCATCAAACACAGGGCCCTGCCCTTCGGCCTTGGCGTCACCTATTACGAGGCTGCCCTTGGCCCCATGGTCATTGCGCTTTCCGCCTTCGTTCTTGCTGTCATCGCTTATACCTTTGTCCGGGCCATAATGATGTATCGTTCGGGCAAAAGAACTAAGGCCAAGCCTCTTTTGTGGACAGTCGGGGTTTTACTGGCCGTCCTCGTCAACGATTGCCTTGTCTCGATGAACTTATGGCAAGGAATTTACCTTTTCGAATACGGGTTCATGGGCATGGTGAGCCTGATGGCCTTTTCCCTTGCGGCTGAGCTCGGAAACACGGGGCGCATGAGGGCGAGCCTCAAGGAGAGCGAGGCCAGGTATCAGCTTCTGGCCCAAAATTCCCGCGACGTGATCTGGACATCCGATCTTTCCATGAGATTCACCTATTGCAGCCCGTCTGTGGAGCATTTGCTGGGCTACCCGCTTGACGAGTTCTGGAGAAAGAATCTGCGCGACGTCCTCACCCCCGGATCCTATAAAAACGTGATGGCCCTTTATCATGAAGAGGCCCTGAAGGAGATGGGCGGCACAAGCCTTGAAAACCGCACCCGCAACGTTGAAATCGAATACGTAAAAAAAGACGGCGCGACGGTATGGACCGAGGTGAACGTGGCCCTGATGCGTGACTCTGATGGCCGCCCCACCGGTTTCGTGGGCCTTACCCGCGACATTTCGGCCAGAAAAAAGGTTGAGGAATGCCTTCGGAAAAGCGAGGCGCACCTGCGCTCGGTCTTCGACGCAGCCCAAAACGTGGGATTCGTCACCATGGATCTTTCGCCGGACCCGCTGGTTACGGATTTTTCCCCCGGAGCCCAGAGGCTTTTCGGATACCGCCGGGAGGAAGTCATTGGAAGGCGGGCGGCCATGCTGCACATGCCGGAGGACTGGGAAGCGGTAAAGGGCGAAATGGAACTTTTAAACTCGGACGACGGGATATGCAGGGAAGTGACCCTGCTGGCCCGTTCCCGTGGACGGGTTCCGGCCCTCGTCACCATTCATCCGCTGAAGGACGCAGAGGGGAAACTGGAAGGACGCCTGGAAGTGTCCATTGACATGGCCCAGTTGAAAGCCGCCGAAAGCGCTCTTCTGGATTCGGAGGAAAAATACCGCAGCATTCTGGAAGGCATGGAGGAAGGCTATTACGAAGTGGACGTGGCGGGCAATTTCACCTTCTTCAACAGCGCCATGATGGAAATACTGGGTTATTCCCGCGAGGAGCTGAAGGGGATGAACAACCGGACCTATACGTCCCTTGAGACATCCAGGCGGCTTTTCGAGGTTTTCAACAAGGTTTACCGCACGGGCGAGCCCGCCCAGATAAACGATTACGATCTCATCCGCAAGGACGGCACTCTCCGCCGGGTTGAGCTTTCCGCCTCGCTCATGAAAAACGGCCTGGGAAAGGCCGTGGGCATAAGAGGGATCATACGGGACGTTTCGGAAAAAATGGCGGCGGAAGAGGAGCGCAACAAGCTGGCCATGCGCCACGAGCAGGCCCAGAAGATGGAGGCCCTGGGCACCCTGGCCGGAGGGATAGCCCATGATTTCAACAATCTTCTCATGGGCATCCAGGGAAACACGTCCCTCATGCTCTTGAAGGCCCAGCCTAACCTTCCCCACTACGAGCGGCTGAAAAATATAGAGGAATACATAAGGGCCGGAGACGCCCTCACCAAGCAGCTTCTTGGCTTCGCCAGGGGCGGCCAGTTCGAGGTCAAGCCCACCAACATAAACGAGCTTCTGGAAAAATGCGCGGCCATGTTCGGGCGCACCAGAAAGGAAATAAGGGTTCACCGGAAATTCGCGGCGGACGCAAGCACAGTGGATGTGGACCACGGCCAGATGGAGCAGGTCTTCCTCAATCTTTTCGTCAACGCAGACCAGGCCATGCCGGGCGGCGGCGACATCTTCCTGGCCACCGAGAACATAAGCCTTTCCAGGGAGCGCGTCTCCCATCACGGCCTCGCCCCCGGACGCTACGTGAAGATATCGGTCACCGATACGGGCTGTGGCATGGAGGAGGCCACCATGCGAAGGGTTTTCGACCCTTTTTTCACCACAAAGGATCGGGCAAGGGGCACCGGCCTGGGCCTTGCCACGGTTTACGGTATCATCAAGGGCCATCTCGGCATGGTAAACGTCTACAGCAAGGAGGGGCAAGGCTCCACCTTCAGCATCTACCTTCCGGCTTCCGACAGGGAGGCCGCCTGGGAGGAGACCGTGTCCCCCGAACTGGTAACCGGGGACGAGACCATCCTTCTGGTGGACGACGAGGAATCGATCCTGGAAACCAACGCCGACCTTTTAAGGGCCTTGGGCTATACGGTTCTGCCGGCCCAGAGCGGAAGGGAGGCCGTTGAAATCTACAGGGACAATAAAGACGGCATAAAACTCGTGATACTGGACATGGTGATGCCTGAAATGTCCGGGGCCGACGTTTACGCCGGGCTTAGGGAAATCAACCACGACGTTCTGGTGCTCCTGTGTTCGGGATACGCCATCAACAGCCTGGCCGGGCGCATAATGGACGCCGGGTGCAACGGCTTTCTCCAGAAACCCTTCACCATAGAACAGATTTCCCAGTCCATCCGCGCCATTCTTGACTCGGAATGCAGGGAAAATCCGCCCGAACCAGGCCGGAACGAGCCTGCCCCGCCATGA
- a CDS encoding 16S rRNA (uracil(1498)-N(3))-methyltransferase, giving the protein MRRFHVPGQYEPGQKVCLTGSEARHAIRVLRLGPGDAIEILDGVGNRSVARIEKAEADRVTALVTETLLAPPPALSVTLALAFLKSDKMDFVVNSATQLGISAFVPFEAKRSVARPNAEKTDSRIKRWERIAREAVKQCGLSVTPRIERPVDLEALCSMGRDFDFALAFWEEDKTPLSAVAPQNPPKSVLVVIGPEGGLTESEIEGMKDAGFKSASLGPRIMRAETAAVSALVLVQYLFGDLRGRS; this is encoded by the coding sequence ATGCGTCGGTTTCACGTTCCCGGCCAGTATGAGCCGGGGCAGAAAGTATGCCTTACGGGCTCCGAGGCCCGGCACGCCATAAGGGTTCTGCGCCTTGGCCCCGGGGACGCCATCGAGATTCTGGACGGCGTCGGAAACCGGTCCGTTGCGCGCATCGAGAAGGCTGAGGCCGACCGGGTCACGGCCCTTGTAACGGAAACGCTCCTCGCCCCGCCCCCTGCCCTTTCCGTCACCCTGGCTCTGGCCTTTCTCAAATCCGACAAGATGGATTTTGTCGTCAATTCAGCGACCCAGCTTGGAATTTCCGCCTTTGTCCCCTTTGAGGCAAAGCGGTCTGTGGCGCGTCCCAATGCCGAGAAAACAGACAGCCGGATCAAAAGGTGGGAGCGCATAGCCCGCGAGGCGGTAAAGCAGTGCGGGCTTTCCGTTACGCCCAGGATCGAAAGGCCCGTTGATCTTGAGGCTCTTTGCAGCATGGGGCGGGATTTCGATTTCGCGCTGGCCTTTTGGGAGGAGGACAAAACGCCCCTTTCGGCTGTTGCGCCCCAAAATCCGCCGAAATCGGTTCTTGTGGTCATAGGCCCTGAGGGGGGGCTTACCGAATCCGAAATCGAAGGCATGAAAGATGCCGGGTTCAAAAGCGCAAGCCTTGGGCCGCGCATAATGCGGGCCGAAACTGCAGCGGTTTCGGCCCTCGTCCTGGTTCAGTATCTTTTCGGGGATTTGAGGGGCAGGTCGTGA
- a CDS encoding YceI family protein produces the protein MRRPSMRVLLFCLPFFFTAGFAGGADPYKLDPVHSTVGFSIKCLGAFRFKGHFNELTGTILFDEKAPQNSRVALVVNADSIDTASDTLDAHLKSKTYFNTKIYPNIVFISDSVRQAGNDTYEVAGRLTLLSVTKPLTVSARFKGRGNDSEVGGLMGFTTSFIINRRDFGMTAGRLIVGDDVTMTISAVGGPASDAP, from the coding sequence ATGCGGCGACCTTCAATGCGAGTCCTGCTTTTCTGCCTTCCGTTTTTTTTCACCGCCGGATTTGCGGGAGGCGCTGATCCCTACAAGCTTGATCCCGTCCATTCAACGGTTGGTTTCAGCATCAAGTGCCTTGGAGCATTTCGGTTTAAGGGCCATTTCAACGAGCTTACCGGCACGATTCTTTTTGATGAAAAGGCGCCCCAAAATTCCCGGGTGGCTTTAGTTGTGAATGCAGATTCAATAGACACGGCAAGTGACACCCTTGACGCCCATTTGAAATCCAAGACCTATTTCAACACAAAAATCTATCCCAACATTGTTTTTATCTCAGATTCGGTAAGACAGGCTGGTAACGATACTTACGAGGTGGCTGGCCGCCTCACTCTTCTATCCGTCACAAAACCCCTGACCGTATCGGCCCGGTTCAAAGGCAGGGGAAATGACTCCGAAGTGGGCGGCCTCATGGGGTTTACGACTAGCTTCATCATAAACAGGCGCGATTTTGGGATGACCGCCGGGCGCTTAATTGTGGGCGACGATGTCACCATGACCATCAGCGCAGTAGGCGGGCCTGCATCAGATGCGCCATAA
- a CDS encoding TetR/AcrR family transcriptional regulator yields MKREPKDEAPGSGDSGVGPVGGRTHPKDAQGLGEAFAGKSAETRQRIFSAAVKVFTSYPYSAASIRMIGDEAGVRHPLVLHYFGSKLALFEEVAKYLEDRVLDSGPPFLKNLRNLSSDEGFDRFLDDIINHGFKRTESYRAIMLNMGEARSLEKALPGLNRMTDVREKAQKMVGGRALGGAPPLETEMFLLVFILSLSHFVGAADFHRMALGIESEEDYRSWVHETFRFLFRPVLKVLSRNRPTSALQETPQAIDEENSAHLPHPTGPADRDDEKAREKAGNGQAGNGGGKSEETRKRIIRAARKVFSRHPYNAASIRMIGQAGNFDFTKIHHFYPTKEHLFEAVAKDLFEEFTRAAEEWRVGLTGLDVNEIFALYLKRALDYIFKNPEAIGLLMHNIPQYARFRHVVGFDYIARFHARMLYTIKAFMPPDSPEQTVRLWLYTIITMVYTFAGSPDYLSNLMGVPTDSDFYRRRIYETLVFVFMPSFFLFTNQIENG; encoded by the coding sequence ATGAAACGTGAACCCAAAGACGAAGCTCCGGGGTCAGGCGATTCCGGGGTCGGCCCGGTCGGAGGCCGGACGCACCCGAAGGACGCGCAGGGCCTTGGGGAGGCTTTTGCCGGAAAAAGCGCCGAAACCCGGCAGAGGATTTTTTCCGCTGCCGTAAAGGTCTTCACCAGCTACCCCTACAGCGCTGCCAGCATAAGGATGATAGGCGACGAGGCGGGTGTGCGGCACCCGCTTGTGCTTCATTACTTCGGCTCCAAGCTGGCCCTTTTCGAGGAGGTGGCCAAATACCTGGAAGACCGGGTCCTGGATAGCGGTCCGCCCTTTCTGAAAAATCTCCGGAACTTGAGCTCGGACGAGGGCTTTGACAGGTTCCTGGACGACATCATAAATCACGGCTTTAAAAGAACCGAGTCGTACCGGGCCATAATGCTCAACATGGGAGAGGCCAGAAGCCTGGAAAAGGCCCTGCCCGGCTTGAACCGCATGACCGACGTGAGGGAAAAGGCCCAGAAGATGGTGGGCGGAAGAGCCTTAGGAGGCGCGCCGCCCCTGGAAACCGAAATGTTCCTCCTGGTCTTCATCCTCTCCCTTTCCCATTTCGTGGGGGCCGCCGATTTTCACAGGATGGCCCTGGGGATAGAATCTGAAGAGGATTACAGGTCCTGGGTCCATGAAACCTTCAGGTTCCTGTTCCGCCCGGTTCTGAAGGTTCTTTCCAGAAACAGGCCGACTTCGGCTTTACAGGAAACGCCCCAGGCAATCGATGAGGAAAATTCAGCCCATCTTCCTCATCCAACAGGCCCCGCAGACCGGGACGACGAAAAGGCCAGGGAAAAGGCAGGCAACGGGCAGGCGGGAAACGGCGGGGGCAAGAGCGAGGAAACCAGGAAAAGGATAATCCGGGCGGCCAGGAAGGTTTTTTCGCGCCACCCGTACAACGCGGCCAGCATCCGCATGATAGGCCAGGCCGGAAATTTCGACTTCACCAAGATTCATCATTTTTATCCCACCAAGGAGCACCTTTTCGAGGCCGTGGCAAAGGACCTTTTCGAGGAGTTCACCAGGGCCGCCGAGGAGTGGCGAGTTGGGCTCACCGGCCTTGACGTGAACGAGATTTTCGCCCTCTATCTGAAAAGGGCGCTCGACTACATCTTCAAAAATCCCGAAGCCATTGGCCTTCTCATGCACAACATCCCACAGTACGCGCGTTTCCGGCACGTGGTGGGCTTCGATTACATTGCGCGCTTCCACGCCCGGATGCTTTACACCATAAAAGCCTTCATGCCTCCCGATTCCCCGGAGCAAACGGTCCGGCTGTGGCTCTACACCATCATAACTATGGTTTACACCTTTGCCGGAAGCCCGGATTATCTTTCCAACCTCATGGGCGTACCCACCGATTCGGATTTTTACAGGCGAAGGATTTACGAGACCCTGGTTTTCGTTTTCATGCCCTCGTTTTTTCTCTTTACCAACCAGATTGAAAACGGATAG
- a CDS encoding benzylsuccinate synthase gamma subunit family protein, which translates to MKTCRMCRRFFEDGSNPKRGRCVRRVIYMTQACFMERPVTAEKNASQCPDFQPR; encoded by the coding sequence ATGAAAACATGCCGGATGTGCCGCAGGTTTTTCGAGGACGGAAGCAATCCAAAAAGGGGCAGGTGCGTAAGACGCGTCATTTATATGACCCAGGCATGTTTCATGGAGCGTCCCGTCACGGCGGAAAAGAACGCCTCCCAGTGCCCGGACTTTCAGCCGAGATGA
- a CDS encoding formate acetyltransferase, protein MSSNAALKDQSIEELENQRQWWWAAEKRRSKRLDYLRKAMWKKGAVGGLYNPGVKVDLEKGQLAMEPWTANQAFPEPEPIRFAKELAHYLDNKTIFITDKAQLVGYVGSLPHTIFWDPAMGEMLNEEVYNDATVIPDPVDDNLKEVAKLCDFWAGKTMQSRIIPQFDLEDMMKIMSGAVGWGLPTSRSGYSGKDYEYLMRGERGFADIVDDINVRYLEVYNQSHSGTPKKNASELVDQLNYWEAMRIVLEAAIRHAGRYARLARILAENYESDATRKDELLKIAETCDRVPAHAPRTLQESLQYDLFIQLFSRTEAVEGAWPARPDYYHWAMYNKDVNVEKNITRDEAIDLVGEFLIRAAEVGQYKPRWTKEGLQGIDGTWVWTLGGVNPDGTDACNDLTVALLQAARLVRVANPTFAFRWHPKVKDEVMREVFECIRHGLGYPSIRNDPLLIQNSMHWHKHPLKEARTWVHQACMSPCPTTKHGFQPMRMASATANCAKIVEYVFTAGFDRVISMQMGEKTQDPRTFKDFEEVMAAWEAQMKCIFGLLVRAVNRGRTVAPEITPRPYLSAVSERSVETGKDVCDPSLSRGNAWITGFTWVENPDSLAAVKKLVFDEKKYTMDQLVTALEANWEGFEEMRIDFVKNAPKWGNDDDYVDDIMVRCLRMVADYSMEMECPSGNSWPLLPENVSGNIHYANMVGALPNGRRLGDALYDGGISPGPGLDKKGPTAVLKSCGKIDHVADGRAFLLNQRLSPSQLSGEKGYQLWKAYIRTWADLGLDHVQFNMVSDETLKAAQRDPEKYQEVIVRVAGYSAHFVDISRKTQDNIIQRTIQGI, encoded by the coding sequence ATGTCTTCCAATGCCGCTTTAAAGGATCAGAGCATAGAGGAGCTGGAAAACCAGCGTCAATGGTGGTGGGCCGCAGAAAAGCGCCGTTCCAAGCGCCTTGATTATCTTCGCAAGGCCATGTGGAAAAAGGGCGCAGTAGGCGGTCTCTACAACCCGGGCGTGAAGGTTGACCTGGAAAAAGGGCAGCTTGCCATGGAGCCCTGGACCGCCAACCAGGCCTTTCCCGAACCGGAGCCCATACGCTTTGCCAAGGAACTGGCCCATTATCTCGACAACAAGACCATCTTCATCACCGACAAGGCCCAGCTTGTGGGCTACGTTGGAAGCCTTCCCCACACCATTTTCTGGGACCCGGCCATGGGGGAGATGCTGAACGAGGAAGTCTACAACGACGCCACGGTCATTCCCGATCCGGTTGACGACAACCTTAAGGAAGTCGCCAAACTCTGCGATTTCTGGGCCGGAAAGACCATGCAGAGCCGCATCATCCCGCAGTTCGACCTGGAGGACATGATGAAGATCATGTCCGGCGCGGTTGGATGGGGCCTTCCCACCTCTCGAAGCGGCTATTCGGGTAAGGACTACGAGTACCTCATGAGGGGCGAGCGCGGTTTCGCGGACATCGTGGACGACATCAACGTCCGCTATCTCGAAGTATACAACCAGTCGCATTCAGGAACGCCCAAAAAGAACGCCAGCGAGCTTGTGGATCAGTTGAACTACTGGGAGGCCATGAGGATAGTGCTGGAAGCCGCCATCCGCCACGCCGGGCGCTACGCGAGGCTTGCCCGCATCCTGGCCGAAAACTACGAGTCGGACGCGACACGCAAGGATGAGCTTTTAAAGATCGCCGAAACCTGCGACCGGGTCCCGGCCCACGCGCCGCGCACGCTCCAGGAATCCCTTCAGTACGATCTTTTCATCCAGCTCTTTTCCCGCACCGAGGCCGTTGAAGGCGCGTGGCCCGCCCGCCCCGACTATTACCACTGGGCCATGTACAACAAGGACGTCAACGTCGAGAAAAACATCACCCGCGATGAGGCCATAGACCTTGTTGGCGAATTCCTCATAAGGGCCGCAGAAGTGGGCCAGTACAAGCCCCGCTGGACCAAGGAGGGCCTCCAGGGCATAGACGGCACCTGGGTATGGACCCTGGGCGGCGTGAACCCGGACGGCACCGACGCCTGCAACGACCTCACCGTGGCCCTTCTCCAGGCGGCGCGCCTCGTTCGGGTGGCCAACCCCACCTTCGCCTTCCGCTGGCATCCCAAGGTGAAGGACGAGGTGATGCGGGAGGTCTTCGAGTGCATACGCCACGGCCTTGGGTATCCGTCCATCAGAAACGATCCTCTTCTCATCCAGAACTCAATGCACTGGCACAAGCACCCTTTGAAGGAGGCCCGCACCTGGGTTCATCAGGCCTGCATGAGCCCGTGCCCCACCACCAAGCACGGATTCCAGCCCATGCGCATGGCTTCGGCCACCGCCAACTGTGCGAAGATCGTGGAATACGTCTTCACTGCCGGATTCGACCGGGTCATTTCCATGCAGATGGGTGAAAAAACCCAGGACCCGCGCACCTTCAAGGATTTCGAGGAGGTCATGGCGGCCTGGGAGGCCCAGATGAAATGCATTTTCGGCCTTCTGGTGCGGGCCGTGAACCGGGGCCGCACTGTGGCTCCTGAAATCACCCCCAGGCCCTATCTTTCCGCCGTGTCGGAGCGGAGCGTCGAAACCGGCAAGGACGTTTGCGACCCGTCCCTTTCGCGCGGCAACGCATGGATAACCGGCTTCACCTGGGTTGAAAACCCGGACAGCCTTGCAGCAGTCAAAAAGCTCGTTTTCGATGAGAAAAAATACACAATGGACCAGCTCGTCACCGCCCTTGAAGCCAACTGGGAAGGCTTTGAGGAAATGCGCATCGATTTCGTGAAAAACGCGCCCAAGTGGGGAAACGACGACGACTACGTGGACGACATAATGGTGCGCTGCCTGCGCATGGTGGCCGATTACTCCATGGAAATGGAATGCCCGTCCGGCAACTCCTGGCCGCTTCTTCCCGAAAACGTCTCCGGCAACATCCACTACGCCAACATGGTGGGCGCGCTTCCCAACGGAAGGCGACTTGGGGACGCCCTCTACGACGGCGGCATCAGCCCCGGCCCCGGTCTCGACAAGAAAGGCCCCACGGCGGTGTTGAAGTCCTGCGGCAAGATCGACCACGTTGCCGACGGCAGGGCCTTCCTTTTGAATCAGCGCCTTTCGCCCTCCCAGCTTTCCGGGGAAAAGGGCTACCAGCTCTGGAAGGCCTACATCCGTACCTGGGCCGACTTAGGCCTCGACCACGTCCAGTTCAACATGGTCTCGGACGAAACCCTGAAGGCCGCCCAGCGCGACCCGGAAAAATACCAGGAGGTCATCGTGCGGGTGGCGGGTTACTCCGCGCACTTTGTGGATATCTCCAGAAAGACACAGGACAATATCATCCAGCGCACCATCCAGGGCATTTAG